The Vairimorpha necatrix chromosome 1, complete sequence genome contains a region encoding:
- a CDS encoding armadillo repeat-containing protein, whose translation MKECENVKKFLKKKDLTNHVKNYPMSMDNQEMHLLKISTELLNNPNLQILEEFEDCLSNFNFSIQIHGSVMYKILKNIDKIQQGKCKPNIKIIILFLIKIMYKQTKLEIGIKSYSYELLIKNDKNHFEEIFIYDLPFISNFKDIKSKILLDFFRNQKDEEDLFNLIFKENRILNFEKIIYKLTDIKNLDFIYSFINYYLINRQREEIETGLDIIFYTFNFLLNELSKGIEKKYIKKIFNYFLNMMLNKKNLKRYKIAGFLLKINLKNIIFNKKKVYKICKKLLEDKSIRIFEISILILSIFDNKYLIKILEDCQDLDKIRIIFKYLKFIDDPIIYKKYLENCKDLRNINFNIQNYPMFAKIYYNFYNKQVIKYINFKKLEITDIYTLDLALNYSKYFPNKIDEEFISSLIFEDSTNLLRNIKIIEILTNINENLTVQIKNQLIEKFKKMIWQSPYTKCIGMFFYKIDYKFSRENCKDDYILVVYAAMNHPDFLRLYSEFVWSTNKLRSLIYILQFKPEFGISYTHKLEEILNSDIISYKYNILEFLNFLILLLDKDLEDEISDFYYKFILKFKNIFYNFLKVQDISIKIQVYKFLYKCVIEKILLKEEVIPLLVIFYKYDECLDIYRDLIIKNIFYIFNLRILEYKKYSVFYDEYFLRNIFKNKKIKVDEDYKDLIEYYVIYINFGEIEIFQDREDLLEKIKKIKKEDFFLQDK comes from the coding sequence ATGAAAGAATGTGaaaatgtcaaaaaattcttaaaaaagaaagatttAACAAAtcatgtaaaaaattatcccATGTCTATGGATAATCAAGAAATGcatttactaaaaatttccACTGAATTATTGAATAATCCAAATCTTCAAATTCTAGAAGAATTCGAAGATTGTCTTTCtaatttcaatttctcAATTCAAATTCATGGATCAGTTATGTACAAAATActcaaaaatatagataAAATTCAACAAGGAAAATGTAAaccaaatataaaaataataatattattcttAATCAAGATAATGTATAAACAAactaaattagaaataggtataaaatcatattcttatgaattacttataaaaaatgataaaaatcattttgaagaaatatttatttatgatttaCCATtcatttctaattttaaagatatcAAATCTAAAATCCTTTTAGATTTCTTTAGAAATCAAAAGGATGAAgaagatttatttaatttaatattcaaagaaaacagaatattaaatttcgaaaaaataatttataaattaacagatataaaaaatttagattttatttattcatttataaattattatttgataaatCGTCAAAGAGAAGAAATAGAAACAGGATTagatataattttctacacatttaattttttattaaatgaaTTATCAAAAGGTAtagagaaaaaatatataaaaaaaatatttaattattttttaaatatgatgttaaataagaaaaatttaaagagaTACAAAATAGCAggatttttattgaaaattaatttaaaaaatataatttttaataaaaagaaagtttataaaatttgtaagaaattattagaagATAAATCTATTAGAATATTCGAGATatcaatattaatattaagtatatttgataataaatatttaattaagaTTTTAGAAGATTGTCAAGatttagataaaattagaataatttttaaatatttgaaatttatagatGATCCTATAATTtacaagaaatatttagaaaattgtaaagatttaagaaatataaatttcaatatacaaaattatCCTATGTTCgctaaaatttattataatttttataataagcaagttataaaatatataaattttaagaaattagaaattacaGATATTTATACATTAGATTTAGCATTAAATTATTCGAAATATTttccaaataaaattgatgaagaatttatttcttcattaatttttgaagattcgacaaatttattaagaaatattaaaattatagaaatattgacaaatataaatgaaaatttgaCTGTAcagataaaaaatcaattaatAGAgaaatttaagaaaatgATTTGGCAGAGTCCTTATACAAAATGTATAggaatgtttttttataaaatagattataaatttagtaGAGAGAATTGTAAAGatgattatattttagtaGTTTACGCTGCTATGAATCATCCTGATTTTTTGCGACTTTATTCTGAATTTGTTTGGTCTACAAACAAACTCAGATCTCTAATTTACATATTACAATTTAAACCTGAATTTGGTATTTCCTATACTCACAAATTAGAAGAGATTTTAAATTCCGATATAATTTCTTACaagtataatattttagagtttctaaattttcttatacTTTTACTAGATAAAGATTTAGAAGATGAAATTTCcgatttttattataaatttattcttaaatttaagaatattttttataattttcttaaagTCCAAGATATTAGTATTAAGATACaagtttataaatttctttataaatgtgTTATAGAGAAGATTTTACTTAAAGAGGAAGTAATTCCTcttttagtaattttttataaatatgatgAGTGTCTTGATATTTATAgagatttaataattaagaatattttttatatttttaatttaagaATTTTAGAGTATAAAAAGTACAGTGTTTTTTACGATGAATATTTCCTTAGGAATATTTTCAAGAATAAGAAGATCAAAGTAGATGAAGATTATAAAGATTTGATTGAGTATTatgttatttatattaattttggAGAGATTGAGATATTTCAAGATCGGGAAGATTTATTAGAGAAGATTAAGAAGATCAAGAAAGAAGATTTCTTCTTACAAGACAAATAG
- a CDS encoding putative lipase ATG15 gives MNINLLVSLLEMSINTYHDEDLPSLIYKYGYDRDGMRCKLFDFHGALVLAIKGTSLNILGYELGETSENDKEMVNIMFKKCKRHRQERDCEYLKKIKFDKLGYLSKLQNILTYVKYLYPNKKIFLTGHSLGGTLASLLSPTFDLQCVTFSSPGDLYISRILQIRNKKIKENLSHFGMCNDSIFSGRCDRLCKLLGYSVDTVKHNGRVYCLKIRPNIKSVIFHNSSVLLTYLKKLLHQN, from the coding sequence ATGAATATTAATCTCTTAGTTTCTCTTCTAGAAATGTCTATTAATACTTACCACGATGAAGATCTCCCCAGTTTAATTTACAAGTATGGATATGACAGAGACGGGATGAGATGCAAGTTATTTGATTTCCACGGGGCACTAGTCCTGGCCATCAAGGGGACTTCCTTGAATATTCTGGGGTATGAGTTAGGGGAGACATCAGAGAATGACAAGGAGATGGTAAACATAATGTTTAAGAAATGTAAAAGACACAGACAAGAAAGAGATTgtgaatatttaaagaagattaaatttgataaattaggCTACTTGTCTAAGTTACAGAATATTCTCACATATgtgaaatatttataccCAAATAAGAAGATCTTCTTGACTGGCCACAGCCTGGGCGGGACTCTGGCCAGTCTCCTGAGCCCGACCTTCGATCTCCAGTGTGTCACTTTCTCCTCCCCTGGGGACTTGTACATTTCCagaatattacaaataagaaataagaaGATAAAAGAGAACTTGTCTCATTTTGGAATGTGTAATGACTCGATCTTCTCTGGGAGATGTGACAGACTGTGTAAATTACTGGGGTACTCAGTAGACACAGTCAAGCACAATGGGAGGGTCTACTGTCTAAAAATAAGGCCGAATATAAAGAGTGTAATATTTCATAATAGTAGTGTATTATTAACATATCTCAAGAAACTCTTACACCAAAACTAA
- a CDS encoding zinc finger C2H2 domain-containing protein, with protein sequence MSYHHIKKLFDEYLKKNHPEVDFYNKNDIENTMQMYGKHYKSVIPFRNLYFRKKIFETEKTQFLRRNPYIHNWKEEEAEKNEKNENKKGDGERRIYKCTLGNCNRQYTSAFGLKYHMKEGHSEKKLNVHKPFVCDVKNCGRKYKNNNGLKYHLKTFHNIK encoded by the coding sequence ATGTCCTACCACCACATCAAGAAATTATTCGacgaatatttaaagaaaaatcatCCAGAAGtcgatttttataataaaaatgacaTAGAAAATACAATGCAAATGTACGGGAAACACTACAAATCTGTCATCCCTTTTAGAAATCTCTACTTTAGAAAAAAGATCTTTGAGACGGAGAAAACTCAATTCTTAAGGAGAAATCCTTATATTCATAATTGGAAAGAAGAGGAAGCAGAAAAAAACgagaaaaatgaaaataagaaaGGAGACGGAGAAAGAAggatttataaatgtaCATTGGGGAATTGTAATAGGCAATATACTTCAGCCTTCGGGCTGAAGTATCATATGAAAGAAGGACActcagaaaaaaaactcAATGTTCATAAACCATTTGTGTGTgatgtaaaaaattgtgggaggaaatataaaaataataatggGCTGAAATATCATCTTAAGACAtttcataatataaaataa
- a CDS encoding heat shock cognate 71 kDa protein: MNLLFLLNHILATKKPEAAVGIDLGTTFCCVSIFKENDKEASFLQFDNGEYTYPSVAYYNEVNGKPFYMTGWEAYTHNLSNAVPGRYFFGYKRAIGLADVKELSKEKKFQDSVTYKIKKIQEGNKSKTVFLIQDENNNELGVTDPVKLSCEVLKAIKSKIEMYYTIKNLVITVPAYFSGFQVEATQAAALEAGFVKPQIQREPVAAAYAYQIKKNLSQDSKEDKILVFDLGGGTFDISVVDFLGEMIVVETHDGDNYLGGENVNDALTKYFSKILKEKKNIEVTKNKTLELRLRRFVEEFKIKLCNGYTKEDKQEHKDNFVYSGMDSIEFSLTMSKFDELNKKFYDDISAKFNDEKYGMFRKEDDGSGQPPVDKDSISKILLVGGSTRIPYIKKLLKKTFPKATIYDDINADTIVAEGACLWSANKVNMLPENMSVAILDVAPLHVGVKVDSDFFQPVLTKGTIIPGSGVMEFTTSQDGQTKVRIEISQGFRHRFSDNNYLGFCELEVAPGQRRGEPRIAVTIKMSRDGTIEVSALDKVTEKTTGVTFESSVARLDNNKIAELLKDAEKNAEADRELKEIFDLLRQLEEEIRVVQAKVSQPGISEEDKLNIEGIVNGVQKWLDDNKTTASKPDLEDKINMFRESIKSILDKQPEQVEETKQVEEEKTGGREEL; this comes from the coding sequence ATgaatttgttatttttgttaaatcATATCTTAGCAACAAAAAAACCGGAAGCTGCCGTTGGTATTGACTTGGGTACTACATTTTGTTGTGTAAGTATCTTCAAGGAGAATGACAAGGAGGCTTCATTCTTGCAATTCGATAATGGTGAATACACTTATCCTTCTGTTGCTTACTACAATGAAGTTAATGGTAAACCATTTTACATGACAGGATGGGAAGCTTACACTCATAATCTTAGTAATGCTGTACCAGGGAGATATTTCTTTGGGTACAAGAGAGCAATAGGCTTGGCTGATGTTAAAGAATTGtcaaaagaaaagaagTTCCAAGACAGTGTCACttacaaaataaagaagattCAAGAGGGAAATAAGAGCAAGACTgtgtttttaatacaagATGAGAATAATAATGAACTTGGAGTTACTGACCCAGTGAAGCTTAGTTGTGAAGTATTGAAGGCTATCAAATCGAAGATTGAAATGTATTACaccattaaaaatttggtGATTACTGTTCCGGCTTATTTTTCTGGTTTTCAAGTTGAGGCCACCCAGGCAGCTGCTTTAGAGGCTGGTTTTGTAAAACCACAGATTCAAAGGGAGCCTGTGGCCGCTGCTTATGCCTaccaaattaaaaagaatcTTTCTCAAGATTCTAAAGAAGATAAGATTCTTGTATTTGATCTTGGTGGTGGTACATTTGATATTTCAGTCGTAGATTTTCTAGGTGAAATGATTGTTGTTGAAACACATGATGGAGACAATTATTTAGGAGGAGAGAATGTCAATGACGCACTTACCAAATATTTCAGTAAGATtcttaaagaaaaaaagaacatTGAggtaacaaaaaataagacTCTAGAATTGAGATTAAGAAGATTTGTAGAAgaattcaaaattaaattatgtaATGGGTACACTAAAGAAGACAAACAAGAAcataaagataattttgtatattcAGGAATGGACTCCATCGAATTTTCTTTAACAATGTCTAAATTCGACGAATTAaacaagaaattttatgatgATATCTCGGCCAAATTTAATGATGAAAAATACGGAATGTTCAGAAAAGAAGATGATGGTTCTGGTCAGCCGCCAGTAGACAAAGATtctatttctaaaatattattggtAGGAGGAAGTACCAGAATTCCTtatattaagaaattattaaaaaagaccTTTCCCAAGGCTACGATTTACGATGATATTAACGCTGACACTATTGTAGCAGAAGGAGCATGTCTCTGGTCTGCCAATAAAGTCAATATGTTACCAGAAAACATGTCTGTCGCTATTCTCGACGTAGCGCCACTTCATGTTGGTGTCAAAGTTGACAGCGATTTCTTTCAACCTGTTCTTACTAAAGGCACTATTATTCCTGGGTCAGGTGTTATGGAATTTACAACCTCTCAAGATGGACAAACTAAAGTCAGAATTGAAATTTCCCAAGGATTTAGACATAGATTCAGTGACAATAATTACTTAGGATTCTGTGAATTAGAAGTAGCACCTGGTCAACGTAGAGGTGAACCAAGAATTGCTGTTACTATTAAAATGTCAAGAGATGGAACTATTGAAGTATCAGCTTTGGATAAAGTAACTGAAAAGACCACAGGTGTAACATTTGAGAGTTCAGTAGCCAGATTAGATAATAATAAGATAGCCGAGTTACTTAAAGATGCAGAGAAGAATGCAGAAGCAGACAGAGAACTTAAAGAGATCTTTGACCTACTTAGACAACTTGAAGAAGAAATCAGAGTGGTACAAGCCAAAGTTAGTCAACCTGGAATTAGTGAAGAAGATAAGCTTAATATTGAAGGCATTGTCAATGGAGTGCAAAAATGGCTTGATGACAATAAAACAACAGCTTCTAAACCAGACTTGGAGGATAAAATTAACATGTTCAGAGAATCgattaaatctattttgGATAAACAACCTGAACAAGTAGAAGAAACTAAGCAAGTTGAGGAGGAGAAGACTGGAGGAAGAGAAGaactttaa
- a CDS encoding putative SP-containing membrane protein, with amino-acid sequence MFLLLIFNFLFGHCELILFVHYKESNKCDLYVGVYATDFAVEYELFLSPEKRLNERMFRCKYSPKTVQTAIYFEGYYLEFVNKEYYEEIRNLAEKISDIDIREKFIGSKEYYKYSIDINLGRQFYFDILFRTKKEKKNLYAPSQAFNLDGNFKFCILKLGEIIKLNKNNVMSNSTDKNSADGELIKDNRSDPNCTGNDLENERKKSEKDQNRRSPSKKGRGRNKKNPRLPFGITLSVLLYIVVILLVILIVALFFYNKK; translated from the coding sequence ATGtttctattattaattttcaattttctttttggcCACTGTgaattgattttatttgtacATTATAAAGAGTCCAATAAATGTGACTTATACGTTGGTGTTTACGCCACTGACTTCGCTGTAGAATACGAACTTTTTCTTAGTCCTGAAAAACGATTAAATGAAAGAATGTTTCGATGTAAATATAGTCCTAAAACAGTTCAAACTGCTATTTATTTCGAAGGTTATTACCTAGAATTCgtaaataaagaatattatgaagaaattagaaatctagcagaaaaaatttctGACATAGATATTcgtgaaaaatttataggaTCTAaggaatattataaatacagCATAGATATAAATCTTGGTagacaattttattttgatattctttttagaacaaaaaaagaaaaaaagaatttatacGCGCCTTCACAAGCATTTAATCTAGATGGAAACTTCAAATTTTGCATATTAAAACTGGGcgaaataataaagttaaataaaaataatgtaatGAGTAATTCAACAGATAAAAATTCTGCAGATGGCGAATTAATTAAAGATAATAGATCAGATCCGAATTGCACAGGAAATGATTTAGAGAATGAAAGGAAGAAATCTGAGAAAGATCAAAATAGAAGATCACCATCAAAAAAAGGGAGAGGGcgtaacaaaaaaaatcctAGACTGCCTTTTGGGATAACATTAAgtgttttattatatattgtaGTGATTTTATTAGTAATTTTGATTGTAgctctatttttttacaataaaaaataa
- a CDS encoding putative SP-containing protein: MFEKICFYLLFGSCLYVLHIKNQADGKCVIYIGATNKADKNTIQIVLSETLCLKDKATNSPQSTNNIAQTIFDNGQLFFQVSPNEYDKIKEIGLKIPDSRLCKNFCKSEKYFECKLKLPKGKKLHFDFILYDPKTKEITWAHSQSFYFNTIPSSSLLMLSEQISLDLPEIPRELLTLDLKLLNNLDSYMQDKKIENEMKISQNHQSLLEKCNVNDTCGKCSKDDISESKNNQETQTLLVSCPNNSNDFHNNTLLKLSVDLSSEIKNFDISAEIVNIKKDHEIYHNTNKESFLDNNEEIVLENEEESILDKNEKNDSEKEKANEELQSNQTSRTETKPSTENNADEYYPKELFVPLWYASYGILALTVAVLANIYWKFKK; this comes from the exons ATGTTCGagaaaatatgtttttatttactttttgGATCTTGTCTGTATgttttacatataaaaaatcaagcAGACGGCAAATGTGTGATCTACATTGGTGCTACTAATAAAGCTGATAAGAATACCATACAAATAGTTTTATCTGAGACATTATGTTTGAAGGATAAAGCAACAAATAGTCCCCAAAGCACTAATAATATTGCTCAAACAATTTTTGACAACGGACAGCTTTTCTTTCAAGTATCACCCAACgaatatgataaaattaaagaaattggaTTGAAGATTCCTGATAGTAGACTatgcaaaaatttttgcaaaagtgaaaaatattttgaatgCAAGTTAAAATTACCAAaaggtaaaaaattacattttgattttattttatatgatcCTAAAACCAAAGAAATAACCTGGGCCCATTCTCAATCGTTCTACTTTAATACTATTCCAAGTTCTAGTCTGCTAATGCTTAGCGAACAGATAAGTTTAGATTTACCAGAAATACCGAGGGAGTTACTAACATTggatttaaaacttttaaataatcttGATTCTTATATgcaagataaaaaaattgaaaatgaaaTGAAAATTTCTCAAAATCATCAAtctttattagaaaaatgtAATGTAAATGATACGTGTGGGAAATGTTCAAAAGATGATATTAGCGAAAGCAAAAACAATCAAGAAACTCAAACATTACTTGTTTCTTGCCCCAATAATTCTAATGATTTCCACAATAACACT CTACTTAAATTGAGTGTAGATTTATCCAgtgaaattaaaaatttcgaTATCAGTGCAGAAAtagtaaatattaaaaaagaccatgaaatttatcataatacaaacaaagaaagttttttagataataaTGAAGAAATCGTTCTAGAAAACGAGGAAGAAAGcattttagataaaaatgaaaagaaTGATTCAGAAAAGGAAAAGGCTAATGAAGAACTCCAATCTAATCAGACTAGTCGAACCGAAACAAAGCCATCAACTGAAAATAACGCCGATGAATATTACCCTAAGGAGCTTTTTGTGCCACTCTGGTACGCTAGCTATGGTATTCTGGCTTTAACAGTTGCTGTATTAGCAAACATTTATtggaaatttaaaaaataa
- a CDS encoding putative SP-containing membrane protein, with translation MVCKIFLYFLFGFSKITFFVNHKENNVCDGYVGFSKEVDEYDEVKIFLSNDLNILEIKIDSNSYVADIVTLVNEFGLPLIPIDMKEYEKLRILGSNIQDSELRDYFNDSVKYFKCSFNCDEYKTCFLEYILYDAKTNTVSWAHSSPLFLDKNFISENSCWQNKCDLKIDASSLDRIIEYLNKKCDLDTPNVLREIKNEKIKKKLLLQDELINSSSIKSWGNMITELDIESSDDNQQNNFQRTINDHNHNKTEKRNLNNSNVNMKTGNNNNNKKNAEPSSNRGANNNNSKTPDVPYGGSLRYYHYVIMFLVAALSVCIYSKYKK, from the coding sequence ATggtttgtaaaatatttttgtattttctttttggtTTCAGTaaaataactttttttgtaaatcacaaagaaaataatgtttGTGATGGATACGTTGGATTTTCAAAAGAAGTTGATGAATATGATGaagtcaaaatttttctctctaatgatttaaatattttggaaataaaaattgattCTAACTCATACGTTGCAGATATTGTAACATTAGTAAATGAATTTGGTTTACCTCTAATTCCTATAGACATGaaagaatatgaaaaaCTTCGAATTTTAGGTTCAAATATACAAGACAGCGAACTGCGTGattattttaatgatagtgtaaaatattttaaatgtagTTTTAACTGTGATGAGTACAAAACctgttttttagaatatattttatatgatgCAAAAACCAACACTGTTTCATGGGCACATAGCTCTCCGTTGTTTCTTgataagaattttatttctgaaAATTCGTGCTGGCAAAACAAATgtgatttaaaaattgatgCATCGAGCCTAGATAGaattattgaatatttaaacaaaaaatgcGATTTAGACACTCCCAACGTTTTAagagaaataaagaatgagaaaatcaagaaaaaattattgttaCAAGATGAGTTGATAAATTCATCTTCTATAAAGTCCTGGGGAAATATGATAACAGAGTTGGATATCGAGTCTAGTGATGATAATcaacaaaataattttcaacGTACAATTAATGATCATAATCATAataaaacagaaaaaagaaatttaaacaattCAAATGTTAATATGAAAACTGGAAACAACAATAACAACAAGAAAAATGCAGAACCTTCATCAAATCGTGGTGCAAATAACAATAATTCTAAAACCCCCGATGTCCCTTATGGAGGCTCATTGCGATATTACCACTACGTTATCATGTTTTTAGTAGCAGCACTTTCAGTATGTATTtattctaaatataaaaagtaa
- a CDS encoding putative SP-containing protein, producing MLLWLTKFILFVYCDSYLLFNYKEDDTCDCYISLPNKAEIDDNCKVFLSKYEKRLYEEARHSCSADISIKKVYEEGLILEVVDKKDYEKIGRLAGIITNVKTREIFLNNENYRKCSLNKCQHTNFFFEIVFYEPKKHKITWEHSAMYDYDPKYVFGKLMLHRTRSLTISAGFYELFIENLNSSIRSDTHKLNITNNKNDIEKKN from the coding sequence ATGTTATTATGGTTAACTAAGTTTATTCTATTTGTATATTGCGACTCATATTTactatttaattataaagaagatgATACTTGTGATTGTTATATTAGTCTTCCTAATAAGGCAGAAATTGATGATAATTGCAAAGTTTTTTTGTCTAAATACGAAAAACGGTTGTACGAAGAAGCAAGACATTCATGTAGTGCTGATATCTccataaaaaaagtttatgaGGAAGGACTTATACTGGAAGTGGtggataaaaaagattacgAAAAAATTGGAAGATTGGCTGGAATAATTACCAATGTGAAAACCCGTGAGATATTTTTGAACAATGAAAATTATCGAAAGTGTAGTTTGAATAAATGCCAGCacacaaatttttttttcgaaataGTATTTTATGAACcgaaaaaacataaaattacaTGGGAACATAGTGCAATGTACGATTACGATCCGAAATATGTTTTCGGTAAACTAATGCTACACAGAACTAGAAGTTTAACTATAAGTGCTGGTTTTTatgaattatttatagaaaatttaaactcCTCCATTCGCTCGGATACACATAAATTGAACATTacaaataacaaaaatgacatagaaaaaaagaattga
- a CDS encoding putative SP-containing membrane protein: MSLKLYWYFLFNHCELILFVSYNGDYQCDLYIGKTNKADELNEFKIFISRDKNLFYKEIKDQLKLKYEINHLFETGLFLHQIDEREYASIRNLAENIENENAKLSFLIAYNIINTVSIF; this comes from the coding sequence ATgtcattaaaattatattggtattttctttttaatcaCTGTGAGttgatattatttgtaaGTTATAATGGAGATTATCAATGTGATTTATATATTGGCAAAACAAATAAAGCTGACGAATTAAacgaatttaaaatattcatttctAGAGATAAAAActtgttttataaagaaattaaagatCAATTGAAACTTAAGTACGAAATTAATCATCTTTTTGAAACTGGACTGTTTTTACATCAAATAGATGAAAGAGAATATGCTTCAATAAGAAATCTGGCCGAAAATATCGAAAATGAAAATGCaaaattaagttttttaattgcgtacaatattataaatacagtttcaatattttag